A single region of the Gemmata palustris genome encodes:
- a CDS encoding glycosyltransferase: protein MPDVFAPEPSRADELVSCIMPTRNRRVRSARALHNFLAQDYPNKELVVIDDGTDSVADLVAGAPACATSGSPGW, encoded by the coding sequence GTGCCCGACGTTTTCGCCCCGGAGCCGAGTCGGGCCGACGAACTCGTCTCGTGCATCATGCCGACCCGCAACCGGCGCGTTCGTTCCGCTCGCGCGCTCCACAATTTCCTCGCGCAAGACTACCCGAATAAAGAACTCGTCGTGATCGACGACGGCACCGATTCCGTGGCGGATCTGGTCGCGGGCGCCCCGGCGTGCGCTACTTCCGGCTCCCCGGGGTGGTAA
- a CDS encoding sugar phosphate nucleotidyltransferase: protein MKITRAVITTAGRGQRALPVQTLVDRDGVEKKALEIVLDEVVGAGAEAVCLVIAPGDESVYRAAAGPHAPLLTFVTQPEPLGYGHAVLLARAFTAGQPFLHLVSDHLYVARGATRSARQVADLARAEGCAVSAVQPTRESVLRFYGTVGGRRVALRPDLYEIQHVLEKPTPSEAEQVLSVPGVRAGFYLCFFGIHVFTPLVMDILAEQAALDRGGRPLDLSSTLAELARRERYLALEVAGQRHNIGLKYGLLTAQLALALDGVDREKILAQIVELLAQRNGAAE, encoded by the coding sequence ATGAAAATCACCAGGGCGGTCATTACTACCGCCGGGCGCGGGCAGCGCGCGTTGCCCGTTCAAACGCTGGTCGATCGGGACGGCGTCGAGAAAAAGGCGCTGGAGATCGTCCTCGACGAAGTCGTAGGTGCCGGGGCCGAGGCCGTCTGTCTGGTGATCGCCCCGGGTGATGAATCGGTCTACCGAGCCGCGGCCGGGCCACACGCGCCGCTACTCACCTTCGTCACGCAGCCCGAACCGCTCGGCTACGGGCACGCGGTGCTGCTCGCGCGCGCGTTTACCGCGGGCCAGCCGTTCCTTCACCTCGTCAGCGACCACCTGTATGTGGCTCGCGGCGCGACGCGGTCCGCGCGGCAAGTGGCGGACCTGGCGCGGGCGGAAGGGTGCGCGGTGTCGGCGGTGCAGCCCACGCGCGAGAGCGTGCTGCGGTTCTACGGGACCGTGGGCGGGCGCCGGGTCGCGCTGCGCCCGGATCTCTACGAAATTCAGCACGTTCTCGAAAAACCCACGCCCAGCGAGGCCGAACAGGTGCTCTCCGTGCCCGGGGTGCGGGCCGGCTTCTATTTGTGCTTCTTCGGCATTCACGTGTTCACACCGCTGGTGATGGACATCCTCGCTGAACAAGCGGCACTGGACCGCGGCGGGCGCCCGCTCGATCTGTCGTCCACACTCGCTGAACTCGCCCGACGCGAGCGTTACCTCGCACTCGAAGTGGCCGGTCAGCGACACAACATTGGACTGAAGTACGGGCTGCTCACGGCCCAACTCGCGCTGGCCCTCGACGGTGTGGACCGCGAGAAGATCCTGGCCCAAATCGTCGAACTCCTCGCCCAGCGGAACGGCGCCGCCGAATGA
- a CDS encoding metallophosphoesterase, whose amino-acid sequence MKIRLTRRRFVLGLGAAALGVGVWTWRIEPHWVTVVRREMPVHNLPPELDGKTLAQVSDLHVCPRVDSDYLAACLRELSALQPDLVAVTGDFMSQGNSERIEDVARVFEALAAPPLGTFAVLGNHDYGERWSDSRIAEQLVRRLTDVGITVLRNASHVVAGLRIVGVDDMWGPNFRPAAVLPSLTADEPAVVLCHNPDAVDSPVDWGRYRGWVLSGHTHGGQCKPPFLAPPLLPVSNTRYTSGAFDLGDGRSLYINRGLGHLLRVRFNVRPEITVFRLVKA is encoded by the coding sequence ATGAAAATTCGATTGACGCGCCGCCGGTTCGTATTGGGACTCGGCGCCGCGGCGCTGGGGGTCGGGGTGTGGACCTGGCGCATCGAGCCGCACTGGGTTACGGTCGTGCGGCGCGAGATGCCGGTTCACAACCTGCCCCCGGAACTGGACGGCAAGACGCTCGCGCAAGTGAGCGATTTACACGTGTGCCCGCGCGTCGATTCGGATTACCTCGCGGCGTGTTTGCGGGAGCTGTCCGCCCTGCAGCCCGATCTGGTTGCTGTCACGGGCGATTTCATGAGTCAGGGAAACTCGGAACGCATTGAGGACGTCGCGCGCGTGTTCGAGGCGCTCGCCGCGCCGCCGCTGGGTACGTTCGCGGTGCTGGGGAACCACGATTACGGCGAGCGCTGGTCCGATTCGCGGATCGCAGAGCAGCTCGTGCGCCGGCTGACGGATGTGGGCATCACCGTGTTGCGGAACGCGAGCCACGTCGTCGCGGGGCTTCGCATTGTTGGCGTGGACGACATGTGGGGGCCGAACTTCCGCCCCGCGGCCGTGCTCCCGAGCTTGACCGCGGACGAACCGGCCGTTGTGTTGTGCCACAACCCCGACGCCGTTGATTCCCCGGTGGATTGGGGCCGGTACCGGGGGTGGGTTCTCTCCGGGCACACGCACGGCGGGCAGTGCAAGCCGCCGTTTCTGGCCCCGCCGCTACTTCCCGTATCGAACACGCGCTACACGTCGGGGGCGTTCGACCTCGGGGACGGGCGCTCCCTCTACATCAATCGCGGGTTGGGGCACCTACTCCGAGTGCGGTTCAACGTGCGTCCCGAAATCACCGTCTTCCGGCTCGTGAAGGCGTAA
- a CDS encoding GNAT family N-acetyltransferase — MSTESELHYICKPTALHPVARVIDFLTTQEFLADEPACKRLWELVSTHFRTRSKFLAVWSGVRFVAVHRELDGRADGFLLVNAPVNWQIDYVVVSPEAHGRGIASALVTETANQAFLRGAPYVMLTSKESLRRLYEGCGFVPVSESPALVAADGTTI, encoded by the coding sequence GTGTCGACCGAATCCGAACTGCACTACATCTGCAAGCCCACCGCTCTACACCCCGTCGCCCGCGTGATCGATTTTCTCACCACGCAAGAATTCCTCGCCGATGAACCCGCGTGTAAGCGGCTCTGGGAACTCGTGTCCACGCACTTCCGCACGCGCAGCAAGTTTCTCGCCGTGTGGAGCGGGGTGCGGTTCGTCGCAGTTCACCGCGAATTGGACGGGCGCGCGGACGGGTTCCTCCTCGTGAATGCTCCGGTCAACTGGCAGATCGATTACGTGGTCGTCAGCCCCGAGGCTCACGGCCGCGGCATCGCGTCCGCACTCGTGACCGAGACCGCGAACCAAGCGTTCCTGCGGGGCGCCCCCTACGTCATGCTCACCAGCAAAGAGAGCCTGCGCCGCCTCTACGAAGGGTGCGGGTTCGTTCCCGTTTCCGAATCGCCCGCACTCGTCGCCGCAGACGGCACGACGATCTAA
- a CDS encoding serine/threonine-protein kinase, with amino-acid sequence MEPDSDQRLNAALDELFALDTAGAERYLQELRTTDPEVAGRLDHLLGMCGEPQLAPTVESHNKLLPPLGPPSLDISGPNGEPTISADGRGTLSFPQPAPAFFVGTGCNESTAPGQLLGRYRLVRMVGRGAFGEVWQAFDPVLQKFVAVKAQIPREPGRELPRDTFLREARKAAALRHPALVQVHDVVESASGWYIVSEFVEGESLRVRAEAGRLPFDRAARIVASVAGALNAAHLAGLVHRDVKPANILLDRSGNVYLTDFGLAVREDELFAERSRVAGTLAYMPPEQIRGDTHLLDGRADIYALGAVLYELLTGRALFRATHIEEYRELILRREPRPPRTVEPAVPEELERVCLKCLAKEVRDRYRTAQDLAADLEAWLAETTRPAVAPHARRAAAPGDWLKPAAVGAGTVLLLAGFIGYVVYAGGNRSGAIAHVEPAPKVPAVKELVWPTGRAECKWEILPANRLKVSTDVVGLLQLGEARADSWEFCATLRQLNNVGWIGLFLGHRLNPATGTVDFELIQIVVDRDNKAHLNRSVESYRFDAQLPTVHGKTLESAPVPALHEENKLRVIVRNKRLAEVWFNDVEYKELGGAVPELQLPATGPFGVYTRRSEGLFSNLTLDGASIPLLIDSKPRAPEGP; translated from the coding sequence ATGGAACCCGACTCGGACCAGCGCCTGAACGCGGCCCTCGACGAACTCTTCGCGCTCGATACCGCGGGGGCCGAGCGCTACTTGCAAGAGCTGCGAACCACCGACCCCGAAGTCGCCGGGCGGTTGGACCACTTGCTCGGAATGTGCGGGGAGCCGCAACTCGCACCGACCGTCGAATCGCACAACAAGCTCCTTCCCCCACTCGGCCCGCCGTCCCTCGACATTTCGGGGCCGAACGGCGAACCCACGATTTCCGCGGACGGGCGCGGGACGCTCAGCTTTCCGCAACCGGCTCCCGCGTTCTTCGTCGGAACCGGGTGCAACGAATCGACCGCGCCCGGCCAGCTCCTGGGGCGCTACCGGCTCGTTCGCATGGTGGGTCGAGGGGCGTTCGGCGAGGTGTGGCAGGCGTTCGACCCGGTGCTGCAAAAATTCGTGGCGGTGAAGGCCCAAATTCCGCGCGAGCCCGGGCGCGAGCTCCCGCGCGACACGTTTCTCCGGGAGGCTCGCAAGGCGGCCGCGCTGCGGCACCCGGCGCTCGTTCAGGTTCACGACGTGGTCGAGAGCGCGAGTGGGTGGTACATCGTTTCGGAGTTCGTCGAGGGCGAGAGCCTTCGGGTCCGCGCCGAAGCCGGCCGGCTCCCGTTCGATCGGGCCGCGCGCATCGTCGCGTCGGTGGCCGGTGCGCTGAACGCGGCGCACCTCGCCGGGCTCGTTCACCGGGACGTCAAGCCCGCCAACATCTTGCTCGACCGGTCCGGTAACGTCTACCTCACCGACTTCGGGTTGGCCGTTCGCGAGGACGAACTGTTCGCGGAGCGGAGCCGGGTGGCGGGCACCCTCGCGTACATGCCGCCCGAACAGATCCGCGGGGACACGCACTTGCTCGACGGGCGCGCGGACATCTACGCGCTCGGGGCCGTGCTCTACGAACTGCTCACCGGGCGGGCGCTGTTCCGGGCCACGCACATCGAAGAGTACCGGGAACTGATCCTACGGCGCGAGCCGCGCCCGCCCCGCACCGTCGAGCCCGCCGTTCCCGAGGAACTCGAGCGCGTCTGCCTGAAGTGCCTCGCCAAAGAGGTTCGCGATCGTTACCGGACCGCGCAGGATTTGGCCGCCGACCTCGAAGCGTGGCTGGCGGAAACGACCCGGCCGGCGGTCGCGCCCCACGCGCGGCGCGCCGCGGCTCCGGGGGACTGGCTGAAGCCCGCCGCGGTCGGGGCCGGGACCGTGCTCCTGTTGGCCGGCTTCATCGGCTACGTGGTCTATGCCGGGGGAAATCGCTCGGGGGCGATCGCACACGTGGAGCCCGCCCCGAAGGTGCCCGCGGTGAAGGAGCTGGTTTGGCCCACGGGCCGCGCGGAGTGCAAGTGGGAAATACTCCCCGCGAACCGGCTCAAGGTATCGACCGACGTGGTCGGCTTGCTCCAGCTCGGCGAGGCAAGGGCCGATTCGTGGGAGTTTTGCGCGACGCTTCGGCAACTCAACAACGTCGGCTGGATCGGGCTGTTCCTGGGGCACCGGTTGAACCCGGCCACCGGCACGGTGGACTTCGAGTTGATCCAGATCGTCGTGGACCGCGACAACAAGGCCCATCTCAACCGGTCGGTCGAGAGCTACCGGTTCGACGCGCAACTCCCTACCGTTCACGGGAAGACCCTGGAGAGCGCGCCGGTTCCGGCCCTGCACGAGGAGAACAAGCTCCGCGTGATCGTGCGGAACAAGCGATTGGCCGAGGTGTGGTTCAACGACGTGGAGTACAAGGAACTCGGGGGCGCTGTGCCCGAGCTCCAACTGCCCGCGACCGGGCCGTTCGGTGTGTACACCCGCAGGAGCGAGGGCCTGTTCTCGAACCTGACGCTGGACGGCGCTTCTATTCCCCTACTCATCGACTCCAAACCGCGTGCCCCGGAGGGACCGTAA
- a CDS encoding winged helix-turn-helix transcriptional regulator, with translation MKRTSFAKEECPIARSLDTVGDWWALLIVRDAFTGKKRFGEFQTSLGVAKNILTVRLKKLVADGVLEMVPASDGSAYKEYVLTEKGRGLLLVLVALGQWGCGESEFALVDRKKGKRVQLELRSEDGRKLDLADVQLVPAPAPVE, from the coding sequence ATGAAACGCACGAGTTTCGCGAAGGAGGAGTGCCCGATTGCGCGGTCGTTGGACACGGTGGGCGACTGGTGGGCGCTGTTGATTGTGCGGGATGCGTTTACCGGGAAGAAGCGGTTCGGGGAGTTCCAGACGAGCCTGGGTGTGGCGAAGAACATCCTCACGGTGCGGCTCAAGAAACTGGTCGCCGACGGGGTGCTGGAAATGGTCCCCGCGTCCGACGGGAGTGCATACAAGGAGTACGTGCTTACGGAGAAGGGGAGGGGGCTACTGCTCGTGTTGGTCGCACTGGGGCAGTGGGGGTGCGGGGAGTCCGAGTTCGCGCTCGTGGACCGCAAGAAGGGAAAGCGCGTTCAGCTAGAACTGCGATCGGAAGACGGGCGCAAGCTCGATTTGGCCGACGTGCAACTGGTGCCCGCGCCAGCGCCCGTGGAGTAG
- a CDS encoding UTP--glucose-1-phosphate uridylyltransferase has product MLLDIITSSDPAVRNTPLAAACRKLSYSELLAERAALDRFRRASTNLYDRVRALFFLYAIDRFHLPARPELPTSGRIPYAGVERLLARRFDEAVRLFRAEEQARGPSDPVCSALAVAHHALAFQTLADQVRASVRGVAGNRWMFRTGSADEHPLRVRPELRTRATPGGAFPVLRERTPVRMDLSHSCWSDIFFLGMDYPEGARVLNVSIDLGVNGRDAHPRPPIEVYFRVIDEPVLRLVSVDLDTAADVKSLAEVFDFARDYLGLLKAAVIASGLIPPGLEGVRQELKQVLEALVGPGLGIELVSVVNDIPKGSRLAVSTNLLAALISVCMRATGQAKALTGGLTESERRLVAARAILGEWIGGSGGGWQDSGGVWPGIKLIEGTFAAEGDPEFGVSRGRLLPRHTVLGPDRVSPEARQRLEDSLVLVHGGMAQNVGPVLEMVTEKYLLREEREWAARQEALGIFDEIASHLQSGDVKQLGGATTRNFAGPIQTVIPAATNAFTEALIASARAQFGTDFWGFWMLGGMSGGGMGFMVAPNRKREAQTYLRAEMGRLRNALRTSLPFAMEPVVYDFAINPNGTTADLLPLDEALLPRGYYALLVPRWLREDPRAVPASRRAELDRVGQAARRNPDLSGLVESLFDRMLPSAPTSPTRSGNITELLTANGFDRDQHERIRTDLRRGLIGLALNRLPASTVVEDVRAGDVVDARGGLSAAHESRGRAALAAGEVAVVTLAAGAGSRWTQGAGVVKALHPFARLAGHHRTFLEIHLAKSQRTSNTFGAPVPHVFTTGYLTHDPIAAHLQENRSYGYPGPVRLSRGLSVGLRLVPMERDLRFAWEETAHQVLDERKQRVRESAHAALIGWARGAGEGADYTDNEPLQCLHPVGHWYEVPNLLRNGVLRDLLAERPQLKTLLVHNVDTLGADLDPAILGLHLESGRQLTFEVIGRRLEDRGGGLARVNGRVRILEGLAMPREEEEFTLSYYNSLTTWVDIDGLLSFFGLTRSDLSDPVRVGAAVSQMATRLPTYVTLKDVKKRWGHGHEDVYPVCQFEKLWGDMTAVDGVGCGFVAVPRVRGQQLKDPAQLDGWLRDGSADTVSQLCAFSAGG; this is encoded by the coding sequence ATGCTCCTCGACATCATCACGTCTTCTGACCCCGCCGTGCGGAACACGCCGCTGGCCGCCGCGTGCCGCAAGCTGAGTTATTCCGAACTGCTCGCCGAGCGCGCCGCCCTCGACCGGTTCCGCCGCGCCAGCACGAACCTCTACGACCGCGTGCGCGCGCTGTTCTTCCTCTACGCGATCGACCGGTTCCACCTGCCCGCGCGCCCGGAACTCCCCACCAGCGGGCGCATCCCCTATGCCGGCGTCGAGCGCCTGTTGGCCCGGCGCTTCGACGAGGCCGTGCGCCTGTTCCGTGCCGAAGAACAGGCCCGCGGGCCGAGCGATCCCGTGTGTAGCGCGCTGGCCGTGGCGCACCACGCGCTCGCGTTCCAAACACTGGCGGATCAGGTGCGCGCCAGCGTCCGCGGGGTTGCGGGTAACCGGTGGATGTTCCGCACCGGGTCGGCCGATGAGCACCCGCTGCGGGTGCGCCCCGAACTGCGCACCCGAGCGACCCCGGGCGGGGCGTTCCCGGTGCTGCGCGAGCGCACGCCGGTGCGCATGGACCTCTCGCACTCGTGCTGGAGCGACATCTTTTTCCTCGGGATGGACTACCCCGAAGGCGCGCGCGTTCTGAACGTGTCAATCGACCTCGGGGTGAACGGGCGCGACGCGCACCCGCGCCCGCCCATCGAGGTGTACTTCCGCGTGATCGACGAACCGGTGCTGCGGCTCGTCAGCGTCGATCTCGACACCGCGGCCGATGTGAAGTCGCTCGCCGAGGTGTTCGACTTCGCACGCGACTACTTGGGGCTGCTGAAAGCGGCGGTCATCGCGTCGGGTCTGATTCCGCCTGGGCTGGAGGGCGTGCGCCAGGAACTGAAGCAGGTGCTCGAAGCGTTAGTCGGGCCGGGGTTGGGCATCGAACTCGTAAGTGTTGTGAACGACATCCCGAAGGGCTCGCGGCTCGCGGTGTCCACGAACTTGCTCGCGGCCCTCATTTCGGTGTGTATGCGCGCGACCGGGCAAGCGAAGGCGCTGACGGGCGGGCTCACGGAATCCGAGCGCCGGCTCGTGGCCGCCCGCGCGATTCTGGGCGAGTGGATCGGCGGGTCGGGTGGTGGGTGGCAGGACTCGGGCGGGGTGTGGCCCGGGATCAAGCTCATCGAAGGCACTTTCGCGGCGGAGGGCGACCCGGAGTTCGGCGTCAGCCGCGGGCGGCTCCTCCCGCGCCACACGGTCCTCGGCCCCGATCGCGTGTCGCCCGAAGCCCGCCAGCGCCTCGAAGACAGTCTGGTACTCGTTCACGGCGGAATGGCGCAGAACGTCGGCCCGGTTCTGGAGATGGTCACCGAAAAGTACCTGCTGCGCGAGGAGCGCGAGTGGGCCGCGCGCCAGGAGGCGCTCGGGATCTTCGACGAAATCGCGTCTCACCTCCAGAGTGGCGATGTGAAGCAACTCGGTGGCGCCACCACGCGGAACTTCGCGGGGCCGATTCAAACGGTTATCCCGGCCGCGACGAATGCCTTTACGGAAGCGCTGATCGCGTCCGCGCGGGCACAATTCGGCACGGATTTTTGGGGCTTCTGGATGCTCGGCGGCATGTCCGGCGGCGGGATGGGGTTCATGGTCGCGCCGAACCGTAAGCGCGAAGCACAAACCTATCTGCGTGCGGAAATGGGGCGCTTGCGGAACGCGCTGCGAACGAGCCTGCCGTTCGCGATGGAACCGGTCGTTTACGACTTCGCGATCAACCCGAACGGCACCACCGCCGACTTACTTCCGCTCGATGAGGCGTTGCTGCCGCGCGGGTACTACGCACTCCTGGTGCCGCGCTGGTTGCGCGAAGACCCGCGCGCCGTGCCCGCGTCCCGGCGCGCGGAACTCGACCGCGTGGGGCAGGCCGCCCGCCGAAACCCCGATCTGTCCGGGCTGGTGGAATCGCTCTTCGACCGGATGTTGCCGAGCGCGCCGACCTCCCCGACGCGGAGTGGCAATATCACCGAACTGCTGACCGCCAACGGCTTCGACCGCGACCAGCACGAGCGCATCCGCACCGACCTGCGCCGCGGACTCATCGGCCTCGCGCTGAACCGGCTCCCGGCTTCGACCGTTGTGGAGGACGTGCGCGCGGGGGACGTGGTGGACGCACGCGGCGGTTTGAGTGCGGCCCACGAATCGCGCGGGCGCGCGGCGCTGGCCGCGGGGGAGGTCGCGGTGGTGACGCTGGCGGCCGGGGCGGGCAGTCGGTGGACCCAGGGCGCGGGCGTGGTGAAGGCGCTGCACCCGTTCGCGCGACTCGCCGGGCACCACCGCACGTTCCTCGAAATCCACCTCGCGAAGAGCCAGCGCACCTCGAACACGTTCGGCGCGCCGGTGCCGCACGTCTTCACCACGGGGTACCTCACGCACGACCCCATTGCCGCGCACCTTCAGGAAAATCGGTCTTACGGCTACCCGGGACCGGTGCGTCTTTCGCGCGGGCTGTCCGTGGGGTTGCGATTGGTGCCAATGGAACGCGACCTGCGGTTCGCGTGGGAAGAAACCGCGCACCAGGTGCTCGACGAGCGCAAGCAACGGGTGCGCGAGAGCGCCCACGCCGCGCTCATCGGCTGGGCGCGCGGAGCGGGGGAGGGCGCGGACTATACCGACAACGAGCCGCTCCAGTGCCTGCACCCGGTCGGTCACTGGTACGAGGTGCCCAATTTGCTCCGCAATGGTGTGCTGCGCGATTTGCTCGCCGAGCGCCCGCAACTGAAAACGCTCCTCGTTCACAACGTGGACACGCTCGGGGCCGACCTCGACCCGGCAATACTGGGTTTGCACCTCGAATCGGGTCGGCAACTCACGTTCGAGGTGATCGGTCGGCGGCTCGAGGATCGAGGGGGCGGACTGGCGCGCGTGAACGGCCGGGTGCGGATTCTCGAAGGTCTGGCGATGCCGCGCGAAGAGGAAGAGTTCACCCTCAGCTACTACAACTCGCTGACAACCTGGGTGGACATCGACGGGCTTCTGAGCTTCTTCGGTCTCACGCGGAGCGACCTTTCGGACCCTGTGCGCGTGGGCGCTGCGGTGAGCCAAATGGCGACGCGCCTGCCGACCTATGTGACGCTGAAGGACGTGAAGAAGCGCTGGGGGCACGGGCACGAGGACGTGTACCCGGTGTGCCAGTTCGAGAAACTGTGGGGCGACATGACCGCGGTGGACGGCGTGGGCTGCGGGTTCGTGGCGGTTCCGCGGGTACGCGGGCAGCAGCTTAAAGACCCGGCGCAACTCGACGGCTGGCTCCGCGACGGCTCGGCCGACACCGTATCGCAGTTGTGCGCGTTTTCTGCGGGCGGGTAG